A genomic window from Cricetulus griseus strain 17A/GY chromosome 4, alternate assembly CriGri-PICRH-1.0, whole genome shotgun sequence includes:
- the Spata19 gene encoding spermatogenesis-associated protein 19, mitochondrial isoform X2: MSERMWGFVLTEEEASRSIKEKMSNNAPSCHGHDVHVTRDLVKHHLSKSDMSVEPNQELLEERTRIQFIRWSHTRIFQVPSEMIEDVMQERIDQVRRSISHLTCDSYDDPSFRTSCSEC; encoded by the exons ATGTCTGAGAGGATGTGGGGTTTTGTGTTG ACGGAAGAGGAGGCTTCTAGGAGCATAAAGGAGAAGATGTCTAACAACGCCCCTTCGTGTCATGGACATGACGTACATGTGACCAGAGATTTG GTGAAGCATCATCTCTCCAAGAGTGATATGTCAGTAGAACCTAATCAGGAATTGCTGGAGGAGAGAACAAGGATCCAGTTTATAAGATGGAG CCACACTCGTATCTTCCAAGTACCAAGTGAAATGATAGAAGATGTCATGCAGGAGCGAATAGATCAAGTGAGACGAAG CATATCTCATCTCACGTGTGACTCATATGATGACCCAAGCTTCAGAACTTCTTGCTCAGAATGCTAA
- the Spata19 gene encoding spermatogenesis-associated protein 19, mitochondrial isoform X1, whose amino-acid sequence MIITTWIVYIFTRKTIGLPFPPNTNSDIEVVESEAVSVVQHWLNKTEEEASRSIKEKMSNNAPSCHGHDVHVTRDLVKHHLSKSDMSVEPNQELLEERTRIQFIRWSHTRIFQVPSEMIEDVMQERIDQVRRSISHLTCDSYDDPSFRTSCSEC is encoded by the exons ATGATCATTACAACATGGATTGTGTACATCTTTACCCGGAAAACTATAGGGCTACCCTTCCCACCAAACACAAACTCG GACATTGAAGTTGTGGAAAGTGAAGCTGTATCTGTAGTACAGCACTGGTTGAACAAA ACGGAAGAGGAGGCTTCTAGGAGCATAAAGGAGAAGATGTCTAACAACGCCCCTTCGTGTCATGGACATGACGTACATGTGACCAGAGATTTG GTGAAGCATCATCTCTCCAAGAGTGATATGTCAGTAGAACCTAATCAGGAATTGCTGGAGGAGAGAACAAGGATCCAGTTTATAAGATGGAG CCACACTCGTATCTTCCAAGTACCAAGTGAAATGATAGAAGATGTCATGCAGGAGCGAATAGATCAAGTGAGACGAAG CATATCTCATCTCACGTGTGACTCATATGATGACCCAAGCTTCAGAACTTCTTGCTCAGAATGCTAA